From one Rhizobium lentis genomic stretch:
- a CDS encoding GNAT family N-acetyltransferase, translating into MTDAVTIREANAADKAFLFGLAPRLYSVPRPSWHTLDAMREFQARFLTSTLEETAPGSLTLIAATPDDRALGYVHLQPSRDGVTDEACGHVAIIGVVEEAEGTGTARRLINEAQEWARRQGYRLLSLDVFADNKRAINFYVREGFVAESMRMVKPL; encoded by the coding sequence TTGACCGATGCCGTCACGATCAGAGAAGCGAACGCAGCCGACAAGGCATTTTTGTTCGGACTTGCGCCGCGCCTCTACAGCGTACCCCGCCCGTCATGGCATACACTCGATGCGATGAGAGAGTTTCAGGCCCGGTTCCTGACGTCGACCTTGGAGGAAACCGCTCCAGGCTCTCTGACGCTGATTGCCGCAACCCCGGACGATAGAGCGCTCGGGTACGTTCATCTGCAGCCAAGTCGCGACGGCGTCACGGATGAGGCTTGCGGCCACGTTGCCATTATTGGCGTCGTGGAGGAAGCCGAGGGCACAGGCACGGCTCGCCGCTTGATCAATGAGGCGCAAGAGTGGGCACGCCGGCAAGGTTACAGGCTTCTAAGCCTGGATGTGTTTGCCGATAACAAGCGCGCCATCAACTTCTACGTTCGCGAGGGCTTTGTCGCGGAATCCATGAGGATGGTTAAACCTCTGTAG
- a CDS encoding MarR family winged helix-turn-helix transcriptional regulator: MSDPINRFDRAAAAAAQWRRERPDIDPFPMELLGRLGEITQIIMREHLTPFFAEHGLQTGEFDVLATLRRSGAPFELTPTQLYEAAMLSSGGMTARIDRLERESLVARRSHPSDRRGTLVALTHKGLSLIDAILAEHVENERTTLAGLTIAEQQQFNALCIKFLAGLKAVSTR, translated from the coding sequence ATGAGCGACCCTATCAACCGGTTTGATCGAGCTGCTGCTGCTGCTGCGCAATGGAGGCGGGAGCGCCCGGATATTGATCCGTTTCCGATGGAACTGCTCGGACGCCTGGGAGAAATCACGCAGATCATCATGCGCGAGCACCTCACCCCGTTCTTTGCCGAGCATGGCTTGCAGACCGGGGAATTCGATGTCCTCGCAACCTTGCGGCGCTCAGGCGCGCCTTTTGAACTCACGCCCACCCAGCTTTATGAAGCCGCAATGCTCTCATCAGGAGGGATGACGGCTCGTATCGACCGGCTTGAACGAGAGAGCTTGGTCGCGCGCCGAAGCCATCCCTCCGATCGACGCGGCACCCTGGTGGCGCTCACGCATAAAGGGCTTTCATTGATTGATGCCATCCTCGCGGAGCATGTCGAAAACGAGCGCACCACGTTGGCAGGACTGACGATAGCCGAACAACAACAGTTCAATGCGCTATGCATCAAGTTCCTTGCGGGCTTGAAGGCTGTGTCAACACGCTGA
- a CDS encoding MFS transporter, which yields MSLSHTMQRESARRTSASTVLTIIAILAVALNLRPALAAIGPVLDRIEAATGLTSTGAGLLTTLPVFLMGLGALAASSLQTRAGERRGIVLGIVIIALSCLARYVWPSNYGLLASAAACGIGIAIVQALMPGFVKRVFALDAGRIMGLYSTGIMGGATLAAATAACLSRHLGWEMMLGLWGVPALLALVLWQAASSSDPSRQRSETDKISSRSPSRSGRAWLLLLFFGVGTGAYTLVLAWLPPFYIELGRTEDAAGYLLAGLTLIEVLAGLIVSAVINRFPDRRGPLAAALLAILGGLVCLITMPLTLALPAMILLGLGIGSLFPLSLIVTLDHADDPARAGRLTAFVQGGGYMIASIMPFVAGWMRSHSNGLSQAWVMMAAGIVLLLVIALRFSPGRRVI from the coding sequence ATGTCCCTATCACACACGATGCAACGCGAAAGCGCTCGCCGAACATCTGCTTCCACCGTCTTGACGATCATTGCGATTCTCGCGGTCGCTTTGAATTTGCGCCCGGCTCTTGCAGCGATCGGCCCAGTCCTCGACCGCATCGAGGCAGCTACAGGCCTCACATCGACCGGTGCTGGCCTGCTTACCACCCTCCCAGTCTTCCTGATGGGGCTCGGGGCTTTGGCTGCGTCTTCCCTCCAGACACGGGCGGGCGAACGACGTGGTATTGTCCTCGGCATTGTCATCATCGCGCTATCGTGCCTAGCGCGCTACGTCTGGCCCTCCAACTACGGGCTTTTGGCCAGTGCTGCCGCGTGCGGTATCGGGATCGCCATCGTGCAAGCCTTGATGCCGGGTTTCGTCAAACGGGTCTTTGCGCTCGATGCTGGCCGTATCATGGGCCTGTATTCGACCGGCATCATGGGAGGTGCCACATTGGCAGCCGCGACTGCAGCTTGTTTGTCTCGCCACCTGGGTTGGGAAATGATGCTGGGATTGTGGGGGGTGCCAGCTCTCCTTGCGCTTGTCCTGTGGCAAGCGGCATCATCTTCGGATCCTTCGCGGCAAAGATCGGAAACCGATAAAATTAGCAGTCGATCCCCCTCGCGAAGTGGGAGAGCATGGCTCCTTCTTCTCTTCTTTGGCGTCGGCACGGGCGCGTATACGCTTGTTCTCGCGTGGCTGCCGCCCTTCTATATAGAATTGGGACGCACTGAAGATGCCGCCGGTTATTTGCTTGCGGGGCTCACTCTGATCGAGGTTCTTGCTGGTCTTATCGTATCGGCAGTGATCAACCGATTCCCCGATCGGCGAGGGCCGCTTGCTGCCGCTCTTCTTGCCATTCTCGGCGGCCTGGTTTGCCTGATAACGATGCCGTTGACGCTTGCACTCCCGGCAATGATCCTGCTTGGGCTCGGTATCGGCTCGCTGTTCCCGCTATCGCTGATCGTCACGCTCGATCACGCCGACGACCCTGCCCGCGCCGGTCGCCTCACGGCCTTCGTGCAGGGAGGCGGGTACATGATCGCAAGCATCATGCCTTTCGTCGCCGGGTGGATGCGAAGCCATTCGAATGGCTTATCCCAGGCCTGGGTCATGATGGCAGCCGGCATCGTGCTGCTCCTTGTGATTGCGCTCCGATTCTCGCCAGGAAGGCGCGTGATTTGA